The following coding sequences lie in one Carassius gibelio isolate Cgi1373 ecotype wild population from Czech Republic chromosome A17, carGib1.2-hapl.c, whole genome shotgun sequence genomic window:
- the LOC128031748 gene encoding cTAGE family member 2 isoform X3 yields MTAVHAYILFHIVFGYLHQGLGLISEYKLCGDPQCESMISNVQAQRDHSAKDCRFLNFKTGDIITVYYKLTGKRNDLWAGSIEKLSGLFPKDAIKVDQLFIDEKKEIQVPTQEFDFICFDENGLVIERSTEFDDLEDLSRETDFNEIQDKPNETEEREPRQVSVQDVSDQNSPKTTQKGGSSWIGSAVSGWFGRNAQSNDEPQDESSEESFKSRKIVMDIEENHVEEKTNSGTFGWIRGELTNAFGFGNKDLKTDTQDNIKKSIKDEDTSSQQPSPWISTDRDVLDIGEDDTEAATKPEAEKADEDINMEDPSILNPSQNMDVVDNKQRDENNLEDSVENKDGPLEDRRTENEKEKEQVGWYGNMYNRITKLYREEQTKDDEDDGGNDKLESPGSATNTETTETTEKEEDAVKSENDVDFFEGKVKQDTRDVQSNEEKTGKKENPDEGQFYQMAVFVEVKMNEIASIVKKVVSSLPDDIRPGPDLYGLPWEAVVFTGFLGLLTLLLFSCRFIQSIRSRLYASKETQMAQKVAELLDEKCKVLETFSEVKQKFDKLESTLQNKGMSAQAAEKDSLEVASQKLEQSNAQIKKEIERLQEELSRQNKARKQQEDQLAELEQILRNLEEEAKERKSQLEQDNTTLKIHEINTQRLQKNLQVAKEEHAMLLESKEQLVQEAEDWGERLGELEEEMKMCERSHTGMLEDCANKDDRIQSLTECLLKMRGWDSEDESCVDGSTNAARDENGDRSDFHQRQKVQKLIEAAKMSAGLKSMEEDKNRVFAKLADEVKAKEDLQEGIKQLEEQKEVLESESASYASESQKLQQKLQIMTEMYRENELKLHRMLTVEEKERLQKEEKLNKADKKISFAAEELSTYRQRAKDLEEELERTSVAYKNQITSHEKKAHDNWLAARAADRDLAEVKRENSHLRQKLTGAQFKFEILEKDVREGRPLFRGERSPYGHSPLNRPTSETRAFLSPPTLMDGPPRISPPFMGPGRGLPLPDPGLPFRRPPPGPYPMGPLPPRPPLPPEPYFGDKSDSSFLRNSSSVIENESREGPHSMPGDMRLPPDPNSRMGPPGPPLKGMPPLMHPRDPHFPLRGPYGPSEFFSPRGPGGLPIGMRGPLPPGMFPRAPMPLPQHMGYLPPRHSSDSFPIGPPPRPSPPGSEQPPNQSPSPHDVI; encoded by the exons ATGACAGCTGTACATGcatacattttgtttcatattgtcttCGGTTATTTACATCAGggtttgggtttgatttcagaataCAAATTATGTGGAGACCCCCAATGTGAAA GCATGATAAGTAATGTACAGGCACAGAGAGACCACAGTGCTAAAGATTGCCGATTTCTAAACTTCAAAACAGGAGATATAATaactgtttactacaaactcactGGGAAAAGAAATGATCTCTGGGCAGGAAGT attGAAAAGCTGTCTGGATTGTTCCCAAAAGATGCCATCAAAGTTGATCAACTGTTTATTGATGAAAAAAAGGAAATCCAGGTGCCAACCCAG GAATTTGACTTCATCTGCTTTGATGAAAATGGTTTAGTGATTGAACGAAGTACTGAATTTGATGATCTGGAAGATTTGTCAAGAGAAACCGATTTCAATGAAATCCAAGATAAACCAAATGAAACAGAAGAGCGTGAACCCAGACAGGTTTCTGTTCAAGATGTTTCTGATCAAAACAGCCCCAAGACAACACAAAAAGGTGGGTCTTCCTGGATAGGCTCTGCTGTTAGTGGATGGTTTGGCAGGAATGCACAAAGCAATGATGAACCACAGGATGAGAGCAGTGAAGAATCCTTCAAAAGCAGAAAGATAGTGATGGATATTGAGGAGAACCATGTGGAGGAGAAGACGAACTCTGGAACTTTTGGTTGGATCAGGGGTGAACTCACCAATGCTTTTGGATTTGGAAACAAGGATCTAAAAACTGATACACAAGACAATATTAAGAAATCAATAAAAGATGAAGATACCTCATCTCAGCAGCCTAGCCCCTGGATAAGTACAGATAGAGATGTCTTGGACATTGGTGAAGACGATACTGAAGCAGCAACTAAACCTGAAGCTGAGAAAGCAGATGAAGACATAAACATGGAGGACCCAAGCATTCTTAACCCCAGTCAGAACATGGATGTGGTTGACAACAAACAGCGAGATGAAAACAACCTAGAAGACAGTGTGGAAAATAAGGATGGTCCCTTGGAGGACAGgagaacagaaaatgaaaaagaaaaggaacagGTGGGGTGGTACGGAAATATGTACAACAGAATCACAAAACTTTACAGAGAAGAGCAAActaaagatgatgaagatgatggagGCAATGACAAACTAGAAAGCCCTGGATCTGCTACAAATACTGAGACCACTGAAACGACAGAAAAGGAAGAAGATGCAGTTAAAAGCGAAAATGATGTTGATTTTTTTGAAGGAAAAGTGAAACAAGATACAAGAGATGTGCAAAGCAATGAGGAAAagacaggaaagaaagaaaatccag ATGAAGGTCAGTTTTATCAAATGGCAGTTTTTGTTGAAGTCAAAATGAATGAAATTGCATCTATAGTGAAAAAG GTTGTGTCTTCACTTCCTGATGATATCCGGCCTGGTCCTGACTTGTATGGACTGCCATGGGAAGCTGTGGTTTTCACTGGATTTTTAGGTTTATTGACACTGCTTCTGTTCAGCTGCAGGTTCATTCAGTCT ATCAGAAGTCGACTATATGCAA GTAAAGAGACGCAAATGGCGCAGAAAGTGGCTGAACTGCTTGATGAAAAGTGCAAAGTGCTGGAGACATTCAGTGAGGTTAAACAGAAG TTTGACAAACTAGAGTCCACACTACAGAACAAAGGCATGTCTGCACAAGCTGCAGAAAAAGACAGTTTAGAG GTGGCGTCACAGAAACTTGAACAATCAAATGCACAAATTAAAAAGGAAATCGAGAGGCTGCAAGAAGAGCTGTCCCGACAAAACAAAGCAAGAAAACAACAAGAAGATCAG CTTGCTGAACTTGAGCAGATTTTAAGAAATTTAGAAGAGGAAGCTAAAGAACGAAAGTCCCAGTTAGAACAG GACAACACAACGCTGAAGATCCATGAGATTAACACACAGCGACTGCAGAAAAACCTGCAGGTGGCCAAAGAGGAGCACGCAATGTTGCTTGAGAGTAAAGAACAG CTGGTGCAAGAGGCAGAGGACTGGGGTGAACGTCTGGGTGAGCTGGAGGAGGAGATGAAAATGTGTGAAAGATCTCATACTGGCATGCTGGAAGACTGCGCTAATAAGGATGATCGCATCCAG TCACTGACAGAGTGCCTTTTGAAGATGAGAGGTTGGGATTCTGAGGACGAGAGCTGCGTTGACGGCAGCACTAATGCAGCTAGGGATGAGAATGGAGACCGTTCAG ATTTCCATCAGAGGCAAAAAGTACAGAAACTTATTGAAGCGGCCAAG ATGAGTGCAGGCTTGAAGTCCATGGAGGAGGACAAGAACAGAGTGTTCGCCAAACTCGCAGATGAAGTTAAAGCCAAAGAAGATCTCCAAG AGGGGATCAAACAGCTTGAGGAACAGAAGGAGGTGTTGGAATCAGAGAGTGCCAGCTATGCTAGTGAAAGCCAGAAACTCCAGCAGAAACTCCAGATCATGACTGAGATGTACCGGGAGAATGAACTCAAACTACACAG GATGTTGACAGTGGAGGAGAAGGAGCGCTTACAGAAGGAGGAGAAGCTCAACAAGGCAGATAAGAAGATCAGTTTTGCTGCAGAGGAGCTCAGCACCTACAG ACAACGAGCCAAAGACCTAGAGGAAGAACTGGAACGGACATCAGTGGCCTACAAGAATCAG ATTACTTCTCATGAGAAAAAGGCTCATGATAACTGG CTAGCTGCGAGGGCAGCGGATCGAGACCTGGCTGAGGTCAAGAGAGAAAACTCTCATCTCCGCCAGAA GCTGACTGGGGCCCAATTCAAGTTTGAGATTCTTGAAAAGGATGTACGAGAGGGCAGACCTTTATTTAGAG GTGAAAGATCTCCATATGGACACTCTCCTCTTAACAGACCAACTTCAGAAACACGGGCCTTCCTGTCCCCTCCTACACTAATGGACGGACCCCCTCGAATCTCACCTCCCTTCATGGGTCCAGGCAGAG GTCTTCCTCTCCCAGATCCGGGGTTGCCCTTTAGGAGGCCTCCTCCAGGTCCATATCCTATGGGTCCTTTGCCTCCTAGACCTCCACTTCCTCCTGAGCCATACTTTGGGGACAAATCAG ATTCATCATTTCTAAGAAACAGCTCATCTGTCATTGAAAATGAGAGCAGAGAA GGTCCTCACTCAATGCCTGGTGACATGAGATTGCCCCCTGATCCTAATTCAAGAATGGGACCTCCTGGCCCCCCATTAAAGGGAATGCCCCCACTGATGCACCCTAGGGACCCACACTTCCCACTCAGGGGCCCTTATGGGCCTTCGGAGTTCTTTTCCCCTCGTGGGCCTGGTGGTCTCCCCATAGGCA
- the LOC128031748 gene encoding cTAGE family member 2 isoform X1 codes for MTAVHAYILFHIVFGYLHQGLGLISEYKLCGDPQCESMISNVQAQRDHSAKDCRFLNFKTGDIITVYYKLTGKRNDLWAGSIEKLSGLFPKDAIKVDQLFIDEKKEIQVPTQEFDFICFDENGLVIERSTEFDDLEDLSRETDFNEIQDKPNETEEREPRQVSVQDVSDQNSPKTTQKGGSSWIGSAVSGWFGRNAQSNDEPQDESSEESFKSRKIVMDIEENHVEEKTNSGTFGWIRGELTNAFGFGNKDLKTDTQDNIKKSIKDEDTSSQQPSPWISTDRDVLDIGEDDTEAATKPEAEKADEDINMEDPSILNPSQNMDVVDNKQRDENNLEDSVENKDGPLEDRRTENEKEKEQVGWYGNMYNRITKLYREEQTKDDEDDGGNDKLESPGSATNTETTETTEKEEDAVKSENDVDFFEGKVKQDTRDVQSNEEKTGKKENPDEGQFYQMAVFVEVKMNEIASIVKKVVSSLPDDIRPGPDLYGLPWEAVVFTGFLGLLTLLLFSCRFIQSIRSRLYASKETQMAQKVAELLDEKCKVLETFSEVKQKFDKLESTLQNKGMSAQAAEKDSLEVASQKLEQSNAQIKKEIERLQEELSRQNKARKQQEDQLAELEQILRNLEEEAKERKSQLEQDNTTLKIHEINTQRLQKNLQVAKEEHAMLLESKEQLVQEAEDWGERLGELEEEMKMCERSHTGMLEDCANKDDRIQSLTECLLKMRGWDSEDESCVDGSTNAARDENGDRSDFHQRQKVQKLIEAAKMSAGLKSMEEDKNRVFAKLADEVKAKEDLQEGIKQLEEQKEVLESESASYASESQKLQQKLQIMTEMYRENELKLHRMLTVEEKERLQKEEKLNKADKKISFAAEELSTYRQRAKDLEEELERTSVAYKNQITSHEKKAHDNWLAARAADRDLAEVKRENSHLRQKLTGAQFKFEILEKDVREGRPLFRGERSPYGHSPLNRPTSETRAFLSPPTLMDGPPRISPPFMGPGRASRGVVEPPSGGPDFERSGPHSDSGSLSPSWDRERRGPPPPSGLPLPDPGLPFRRPPPGPYPMGPLPPRPPLPPEPYFGDKSDSSFLRNSSSVIENESREGPHSMPGDMRLPPDPNSRMGPPGPPLKGMPPLMHPRDPHFPLRGPYGPSEFFSPRGPGGLPIGMRGPLPPGMFPRAPMPLPQHMGYLPPRHSSDSFPIGPPPRPSPPGSEQPPNQSPSPHDVI; via the exons ATGACAGCTGTACATGcatacattttgtttcatattgtcttCGGTTATTTACATCAGggtttgggtttgatttcagaataCAAATTATGTGGAGACCCCCAATGTGAAA GCATGATAAGTAATGTACAGGCACAGAGAGACCACAGTGCTAAAGATTGCCGATTTCTAAACTTCAAAACAGGAGATATAATaactgtttactacaaactcactGGGAAAAGAAATGATCTCTGGGCAGGAAGT attGAAAAGCTGTCTGGATTGTTCCCAAAAGATGCCATCAAAGTTGATCAACTGTTTATTGATGAAAAAAAGGAAATCCAGGTGCCAACCCAG GAATTTGACTTCATCTGCTTTGATGAAAATGGTTTAGTGATTGAACGAAGTACTGAATTTGATGATCTGGAAGATTTGTCAAGAGAAACCGATTTCAATGAAATCCAAGATAAACCAAATGAAACAGAAGAGCGTGAACCCAGACAGGTTTCTGTTCAAGATGTTTCTGATCAAAACAGCCCCAAGACAACACAAAAAGGTGGGTCTTCCTGGATAGGCTCTGCTGTTAGTGGATGGTTTGGCAGGAATGCACAAAGCAATGATGAACCACAGGATGAGAGCAGTGAAGAATCCTTCAAAAGCAGAAAGATAGTGATGGATATTGAGGAGAACCATGTGGAGGAGAAGACGAACTCTGGAACTTTTGGTTGGATCAGGGGTGAACTCACCAATGCTTTTGGATTTGGAAACAAGGATCTAAAAACTGATACACAAGACAATATTAAGAAATCAATAAAAGATGAAGATACCTCATCTCAGCAGCCTAGCCCCTGGATAAGTACAGATAGAGATGTCTTGGACATTGGTGAAGACGATACTGAAGCAGCAACTAAACCTGAAGCTGAGAAAGCAGATGAAGACATAAACATGGAGGACCCAAGCATTCTTAACCCCAGTCAGAACATGGATGTGGTTGACAACAAACAGCGAGATGAAAACAACCTAGAAGACAGTGTGGAAAATAAGGATGGTCCCTTGGAGGACAGgagaacagaaaatgaaaaagaaaaggaacagGTGGGGTGGTACGGAAATATGTACAACAGAATCACAAAACTTTACAGAGAAGAGCAAActaaagatgatgaagatgatggagGCAATGACAAACTAGAAAGCCCTGGATCTGCTACAAATACTGAGACCACTGAAACGACAGAAAAGGAAGAAGATGCAGTTAAAAGCGAAAATGATGTTGATTTTTTTGAAGGAAAAGTGAAACAAGATACAAGAGATGTGCAAAGCAATGAGGAAAagacaggaaagaaagaaaatccag ATGAAGGTCAGTTTTATCAAATGGCAGTTTTTGTTGAAGTCAAAATGAATGAAATTGCATCTATAGTGAAAAAG GTTGTGTCTTCACTTCCTGATGATATCCGGCCTGGTCCTGACTTGTATGGACTGCCATGGGAAGCTGTGGTTTTCACTGGATTTTTAGGTTTATTGACACTGCTTCTGTTCAGCTGCAGGTTCATTCAGTCT ATCAGAAGTCGACTATATGCAA GTAAAGAGACGCAAATGGCGCAGAAAGTGGCTGAACTGCTTGATGAAAAGTGCAAAGTGCTGGAGACATTCAGTGAGGTTAAACAGAAG TTTGACAAACTAGAGTCCACACTACAGAACAAAGGCATGTCTGCACAAGCTGCAGAAAAAGACAGTTTAGAG GTGGCGTCACAGAAACTTGAACAATCAAATGCACAAATTAAAAAGGAAATCGAGAGGCTGCAAGAAGAGCTGTCCCGACAAAACAAAGCAAGAAAACAACAAGAAGATCAG CTTGCTGAACTTGAGCAGATTTTAAGAAATTTAGAAGAGGAAGCTAAAGAACGAAAGTCCCAGTTAGAACAG GACAACACAACGCTGAAGATCCATGAGATTAACACACAGCGACTGCAGAAAAACCTGCAGGTGGCCAAAGAGGAGCACGCAATGTTGCTTGAGAGTAAAGAACAG CTGGTGCAAGAGGCAGAGGACTGGGGTGAACGTCTGGGTGAGCTGGAGGAGGAGATGAAAATGTGTGAAAGATCTCATACTGGCATGCTGGAAGACTGCGCTAATAAGGATGATCGCATCCAG TCACTGACAGAGTGCCTTTTGAAGATGAGAGGTTGGGATTCTGAGGACGAGAGCTGCGTTGACGGCAGCACTAATGCAGCTAGGGATGAGAATGGAGACCGTTCAG ATTTCCATCAGAGGCAAAAAGTACAGAAACTTATTGAAGCGGCCAAG ATGAGTGCAGGCTTGAAGTCCATGGAGGAGGACAAGAACAGAGTGTTCGCCAAACTCGCAGATGAAGTTAAAGCCAAAGAAGATCTCCAAG AGGGGATCAAACAGCTTGAGGAACAGAAGGAGGTGTTGGAATCAGAGAGTGCCAGCTATGCTAGTGAAAGCCAGAAACTCCAGCAGAAACTCCAGATCATGACTGAGATGTACCGGGAGAATGAACTCAAACTACACAG GATGTTGACAGTGGAGGAGAAGGAGCGCTTACAGAAGGAGGAGAAGCTCAACAAGGCAGATAAGAAGATCAGTTTTGCTGCAGAGGAGCTCAGCACCTACAG ACAACGAGCCAAAGACCTAGAGGAAGAACTGGAACGGACATCAGTGGCCTACAAGAATCAG ATTACTTCTCATGAGAAAAAGGCTCATGATAACTGG CTAGCTGCGAGGGCAGCGGATCGAGACCTGGCTGAGGTCAAGAGAGAAAACTCTCATCTCCGCCAGAA GCTGACTGGGGCCCAATTCAAGTTTGAGATTCTTGAAAAGGATGTACGAGAGGGCAGACCTTTATTTAGAG GTGAAAGATCTCCATATGGACACTCTCCTCTTAACAGACCAACTTCAGAAACACGGGCCTTCCTGTCCCCTCCTACACTAATGGACGGACCCCCTCGAATCTCACCTCCCTTCATGGGTCCAGGCAGAG CATCCCGTGGCGTGGTAGAGCCCCCTAGTGGTGGGCCAGACTTTGAGCGGAGTGGCCCTCACTCTGATAGTGGCTCGTTGTCTCCCTCCTGGGACAGGGAACGCAGGGGCCCTCCCCCCCCTTCAG GTCTTCCTCTCCCAGATCCGGGGTTGCCCTTTAGGAGGCCTCCTCCAGGTCCATATCCTATGGGTCCTTTGCCTCCTAGACCTCCACTTCCTCCTGAGCCATACTTTGGGGACAAATCAG ATTCATCATTTCTAAGAAACAGCTCATCTGTCATTGAAAATGAGAGCAGAGAA GGTCCTCACTCAATGCCTGGTGACATGAGATTGCCCCCTGATCCTAATTCAAGAATGGGACCTCCTGGCCCCCCATTAAAGGGAATGCCCCCACTGATGCACCCTAGGGACCCACACTTCCCACTCAGGGGCCCTTATGGGCCTTCGGAGTTCTTTTCCCCTCGTGGGCCTGGTGGTCTCCCCATAGGCA
- the LOC128031748 gene encoding cTAGE family member 2 isoform X2 encodes MTAVHAYILFHIVFGYLHQGLGLISEYKLCGDPQCESMISNVQAQRDHSAKDCRFLNFKTGDIITVYYKLTGKRNDLWAGSIEKLSGLFPKDAIKVDQLFIDEKKEIQVPTQEFDFICFDENGLVIERSTEFDDLEDLSRETDFNEIQDKPNETEEREPRQVSVQDVSDQNSPKTTQKGGSSWIGSAVSGWFGRNAQSNDEPQDESSEESFKSRKIVMDIEENHVEEKTNSGTFGWIRGELTNAFGFGNKDLKTDTQDNIKKSIKDEDTSSQQPSPWISTDRDVLDIGEDDTEAATKPEAEKADEDINMEDPSILNPSQNMDVVDNKQRDENNLEDSVENKDGPLEDRRTENEKEKEQVGWYGNMYNRITKLYREEQTKDDEDDGGNDKLESPGSATNTETTETTEKEEDAVKSENDVDFFEGKVKQDTRDVQSNEEKTGKKENPDEGQFYQMAVFVEVKMNEIASIVKKVVSSLPDDIRPGPDLYGLPWEAVVFTGFLGLLTLLLFSCRFIQSIRSRLYASKETQMAQKVAELLDEKCKVLETFSEVKQKFDKLESTLQNKGMSAQAAEKDSLEVASQKLEQSNAQIKKEIERLQEELSRQNKARKQQEDQLAELEQILRNLEEEAKERKSQLEQDNTTLKIHEINTQRLQKNLQVAKEEHAMLLESKEQLVQEAEDWGERLGELEEEMKMCERSHTGMLEDCANKDDRIQSLTECLLKMRGWDSEDESCVDGSTNAARDENGDRSDFHQRQKVQKLIEAAKMSAGLKSMEEDKNRVFAKLADEVKAKEDLQEGIKQLEEQKEVLESESASYASESQKLQQKLQIMTEMYRENELKLHRMLTVEEKERLQKEEKLNKADKKISFAAEELSTYRQRAKDLEEELERTSVAYKNQITSHEKKAHDNWLAARAADRDLAEVKRENSHLRQKLTGAQFKFEILEKDVREGRPLFRGERSPYGHSPLNRPTSETRAFLSPPTLMDGPPRISPPFMGPGRASRGVVEPPSGGPDFERSGPHSDSGSLSPSWDRERRGPPPPSDPGLPFRRPPPGPYPMGPLPPRPPLPPEPYFGDKSDSSFLRNSSSVIENESREGPHSMPGDMRLPPDPNSRMGPPGPPLKGMPPLMHPRDPHFPLRGPYGPSEFFSPRGPGGLPIGMRGPLPPGMFPRAPMPLPQHMGYLPPRHSSDSFPIGPPPRPSPPGSEQPPNQSPSPHDVI; translated from the exons ATGACAGCTGTACATGcatacattttgtttcatattgtcttCGGTTATTTACATCAGggtttgggtttgatttcagaataCAAATTATGTGGAGACCCCCAATGTGAAA GCATGATAAGTAATGTACAGGCACAGAGAGACCACAGTGCTAAAGATTGCCGATTTCTAAACTTCAAAACAGGAGATATAATaactgtttactacaaactcactGGGAAAAGAAATGATCTCTGGGCAGGAAGT attGAAAAGCTGTCTGGATTGTTCCCAAAAGATGCCATCAAAGTTGATCAACTGTTTATTGATGAAAAAAAGGAAATCCAGGTGCCAACCCAG GAATTTGACTTCATCTGCTTTGATGAAAATGGTTTAGTGATTGAACGAAGTACTGAATTTGATGATCTGGAAGATTTGTCAAGAGAAACCGATTTCAATGAAATCCAAGATAAACCAAATGAAACAGAAGAGCGTGAACCCAGACAGGTTTCTGTTCAAGATGTTTCTGATCAAAACAGCCCCAAGACAACACAAAAAGGTGGGTCTTCCTGGATAGGCTCTGCTGTTAGTGGATGGTTTGGCAGGAATGCACAAAGCAATGATGAACCACAGGATGAGAGCAGTGAAGAATCCTTCAAAAGCAGAAAGATAGTGATGGATATTGAGGAGAACCATGTGGAGGAGAAGACGAACTCTGGAACTTTTGGTTGGATCAGGGGTGAACTCACCAATGCTTTTGGATTTGGAAACAAGGATCTAAAAACTGATACACAAGACAATATTAAGAAATCAATAAAAGATGAAGATACCTCATCTCAGCAGCCTAGCCCCTGGATAAGTACAGATAGAGATGTCTTGGACATTGGTGAAGACGATACTGAAGCAGCAACTAAACCTGAAGCTGAGAAAGCAGATGAAGACATAAACATGGAGGACCCAAGCATTCTTAACCCCAGTCAGAACATGGATGTGGTTGACAACAAACAGCGAGATGAAAACAACCTAGAAGACAGTGTGGAAAATAAGGATGGTCCCTTGGAGGACAGgagaacagaaaatgaaaaagaaaaggaacagGTGGGGTGGTACGGAAATATGTACAACAGAATCACAAAACTTTACAGAGAAGAGCAAActaaagatgatgaagatgatggagGCAATGACAAACTAGAAAGCCCTGGATCTGCTACAAATACTGAGACCACTGAAACGACAGAAAAGGAAGAAGATGCAGTTAAAAGCGAAAATGATGTTGATTTTTTTGAAGGAAAAGTGAAACAAGATACAAGAGATGTGCAAAGCAATGAGGAAAagacaggaaagaaagaaaatccag ATGAAGGTCAGTTTTATCAAATGGCAGTTTTTGTTGAAGTCAAAATGAATGAAATTGCATCTATAGTGAAAAAG GTTGTGTCTTCACTTCCTGATGATATCCGGCCTGGTCCTGACTTGTATGGACTGCCATGGGAAGCTGTGGTTTTCACTGGATTTTTAGGTTTATTGACACTGCTTCTGTTCAGCTGCAGGTTCATTCAGTCT ATCAGAAGTCGACTATATGCAA GTAAAGAGACGCAAATGGCGCAGAAAGTGGCTGAACTGCTTGATGAAAAGTGCAAAGTGCTGGAGACATTCAGTGAGGTTAAACAGAAG TTTGACAAACTAGAGTCCACACTACAGAACAAAGGCATGTCTGCACAAGCTGCAGAAAAAGACAGTTTAGAG GTGGCGTCACAGAAACTTGAACAATCAAATGCACAAATTAAAAAGGAAATCGAGAGGCTGCAAGAAGAGCTGTCCCGACAAAACAAAGCAAGAAAACAACAAGAAGATCAG CTTGCTGAACTTGAGCAGATTTTAAGAAATTTAGAAGAGGAAGCTAAAGAACGAAAGTCCCAGTTAGAACAG GACAACACAACGCTGAAGATCCATGAGATTAACACACAGCGACTGCAGAAAAACCTGCAGGTGGCCAAAGAGGAGCACGCAATGTTGCTTGAGAGTAAAGAACAG CTGGTGCAAGAGGCAGAGGACTGGGGTGAACGTCTGGGTGAGCTGGAGGAGGAGATGAAAATGTGTGAAAGATCTCATACTGGCATGCTGGAAGACTGCGCTAATAAGGATGATCGCATCCAG TCACTGACAGAGTGCCTTTTGAAGATGAGAGGTTGGGATTCTGAGGACGAGAGCTGCGTTGACGGCAGCACTAATGCAGCTAGGGATGAGAATGGAGACCGTTCAG ATTTCCATCAGAGGCAAAAAGTACAGAAACTTATTGAAGCGGCCAAG ATGAGTGCAGGCTTGAAGTCCATGGAGGAGGACAAGAACAGAGTGTTCGCCAAACTCGCAGATGAAGTTAAAGCCAAAGAAGATCTCCAAG AGGGGATCAAACAGCTTGAGGAACAGAAGGAGGTGTTGGAATCAGAGAGTGCCAGCTATGCTAGTGAAAGCCAGAAACTCCAGCAGAAACTCCAGATCATGACTGAGATGTACCGGGAGAATGAACTCAAACTACACAG GATGTTGACAGTGGAGGAGAAGGAGCGCTTACAGAAGGAGGAGAAGCTCAACAAGGCAGATAAGAAGATCAGTTTTGCTGCAGAGGAGCTCAGCACCTACAG ACAACGAGCCAAAGACCTAGAGGAAGAACTGGAACGGACATCAGTGGCCTACAAGAATCAG ATTACTTCTCATGAGAAAAAGGCTCATGATAACTGG CTAGCTGCGAGGGCAGCGGATCGAGACCTGGCTGAGGTCAAGAGAGAAAACTCTCATCTCCGCCAGAA GCTGACTGGGGCCCAATTCAAGTTTGAGATTCTTGAAAAGGATGTACGAGAGGGCAGACCTTTATTTAGAG GTGAAAGATCTCCATATGGACACTCTCCTCTTAACAGACCAACTTCAGAAACACGGGCCTTCCTGTCCCCTCCTACACTAATGGACGGACCCCCTCGAATCTCACCTCCCTTCATGGGTCCAGGCAGAG CATCCCGTGGCGTGGTAGAGCCCCCTAGTGGTGGGCCAGACTTTGAGCGGAGTGGCCCTCACTCTGATAGTGGCTCGTTGTCTCCCTCCTGGGACAGGGAACGCAGGGGCCCTCCCCCCCCTTCAG ATCCGGGGTTGCCCTTTAGGAGGCCTCCTCCAGGTCCATATCCTATGGGTCCTTTGCCTCCTAGACCTCCACTTCCTCCTGAGCCATACTTTGGGGACAAATCAG ATTCATCATTTCTAAGAAACAGCTCATCTGTCATTGAAAATGAGAGCAGAGAA GGTCCTCACTCAATGCCTGGTGACATGAGATTGCCCCCTGATCCTAATTCAAGAATGGGACCTCCTGGCCCCCCATTAAAGGGAATGCCCCCACTGATGCACCCTAGGGACCCACACTTCCCACTCAGGGGCCCTTATGGGCCTTCGGAGTTCTTTTCCCCTCGTGGGCCTGGTGGTCTCCCCATAGGCA